The following are from one region of the Flavobacteriaceae bacterium UJ101 genome:
- a CDS encoding 1,4-dihydroxy-2-naphthoyl-CoA synthase (Converts o-succinylbenzoyl-CoA (OSB-CoA) to 1,4- dihydroxy-2-naphthoyl-CoA (DHNA-CoA); Belongs to the enoyl-CoA hydratase/isomerase family. MenB subfamily.; KEGG: fco:FCOL_02275 naphthoate synthase) yields MSKIEWQTVKEFEDITYKRCGAVARIAFNRPEVRNAFRPKTTSELYEAFYDVHEDPSIGVVLLSGEGPSLKDGIFSFCSGGDQKVRGHKGYVGEDGRHRLNILEVQRLIRFMPKVVIAVVPGWAVGGGHSLHVVCDLTLASKEHAIFKQTDADVTSFDGGYGSAYLAKMVGQKKAREIFFLGRNYSAQEAYEMGMVNAVIPHEELEETAFDWAQEILEKSPTSIKMLKFAMNLTDDGMVGQQVFAGEATRLAYMSDEAKEGRDAFLEKRKPNFDKNGWVS; encoded by the coding sequence ATGAGTAAAATAGAATGGCAAACTGTTAAGGAGTTTGAAGATATTACATATAAAAGATGTGGAGCTGTAGCTCGTATTGCTTTTAATAGACCTGAGGTGAGAAACGCCTTTCGTCCTAAAACAACCAGTGAATTATATGAAGCCTTTTATGATGTACATGAAGATCCTTCGATAGGTGTTGTTCTCTTATCTGGGGAAGGACCATCACTTAAGGATGGTATTTTTTCATTTTGTAGTGGAGGAGATCAGAAAGTAAGAGGACATAAAGGATATGTAGGAGAAGATGGAAGACATCGATTGAATATTCTAGAAGTACAAAGATTGATTCGTTTTATGCCAAAAGTAGTGATTGCAGTTGTTCCAGGTTGGGCTGTTGGAGGAGGTCATAGTCTACATGTAGTATGCGATTTGACCTTGGCTAGTAAAGAACATGCCATTTTTAAACAAACAGATGCTGATGTAACCAGCTTTGATGGTGGTTATGGTTCTGCTTATCTTGCTAAAATGGTTGGACAAAAGAAAGCACGCGAAATTTTCTTTTTAGGTAGAAATTATTCTGCACAAGAAGCATATGAAATGGGTATGGTAAATGCTGTAATTCCTCATGAAGAGTTGGAAGAGACTGCTTTTGATTGGGCCCAAGAAATATTAGAAAAATCTCCAACTTCAATCAAAATGTTGAAATTTGCAATGAACTTAACAGATGATGGGATGGTTGGACAACAAGTTTTTGCAGGAGAAGCAACGCGTTTGGCTTATATGTCTGATGAAGCGAAAGAAGGTCGTGATGCATTTTTAGAAAAACGTAAACCCAATTTTGATAAAAATGGATGGGTTTCTT